One Agrococcus jenensis genomic region harbors:
- a CDS encoding MFS transporter, which translates to MSQSTTHGITSTKERNKVLAAVVVGTTIEWYDFFIYAFMANLVFAQLFFQPAGEGMMQILSLITIGISFLFRPLGAFLAGHFGDKIGRRPMLVLTLLLMGIATTLVGALPTFEQAGFLAPVLLILLRILQGISAGGEWGGAVLMAIEHAPQGRRGLYGSFVQAGVPLGMLLATSILAGIRAAFPGDAFLEVGWRIPFFVSILLVVVGYVVRRSVDESPVFQEIKQTAQQESAPIVQVFRKYGLIVLFAAMVFMANNATGYMTTGGYVQGLASRPVDGTPPGLGFDPVGVQLATFAGSLSWLVFTFVAGALSDRIGRKRLYITGWIVLAVTIVPLFVLVEQGVWGVALGTILLGAGLGLTYGAQAAWYAESFPAGVRYSGVSIAYAIGAIIGGAFAPTIAQALLQATGSTWSIVGYLLATVVVSLIGTLLMKDRTGIPLSIEFERSGRWESWQKGDEFVELSDVDRAAHAAK; encoded by the coding sequence GTGTCTCAGAGCACGACTCACGGCATCACCTCCACCAAGGAGCGCAACAAGGTCCTCGCGGCCGTCGTCGTCGGCACCACCATCGAGTGGTACGACTTCTTCATCTACGCCTTCATGGCGAACCTCGTCTTCGCGCAGCTGTTCTTCCAGCCCGCCGGCGAGGGCATGATGCAGATCCTGTCGCTCATCACCATCGGCATCTCGTTCCTGTTCCGCCCGCTCGGCGCGTTCCTCGCCGGCCACTTCGGCGACAAGATCGGCCGCCGCCCGATGCTCGTGCTCACGCTGCTCCTCATGGGCATCGCGACCACGCTCGTCGGCGCGCTGCCGACGTTCGAGCAGGCAGGGTTCCTCGCCCCGGTGCTGCTCATCCTGCTCCGCATCCTGCAGGGCATCTCCGCCGGTGGTGAGTGGGGCGGCGCCGTGCTCATGGCCATCGAGCACGCGCCCCAGGGCCGTCGCGGCCTCTACGGCTCGTTCGTCCAGGCAGGCGTGCCGCTCGGCATGCTGCTCGCGACGAGCATCCTCGCGGGCATCCGCGCCGCCTTCCCGGGCGACGCGTTCCTCGAGGTCGGCTGGCGCATCCCGTTCTTCGTCTCGATCCTGCTCGTCGTGGTCGGCTACGTCGTCCGCCGCTCGGTCGACGAGTCGCCGGTCTTCCAGGAGATCAAGCAGACGGCGCAGCAGGAGTCGGCGCCGATCGTCCAGGTCTTCCGCAAGTACGGCCTCATCGTGCTCTTCGCCGCGATGGTCTTCATGGCCAACAACGCGACCGGCTACATGACGACCGGTGGCTACGTGCAGGGCCTCGCCTCCCGCCCCGTCGACGGCACCCCGCCCGGGCTCGGCTTCGACCCGGTGGGCGTGCAGCTCGCGACCTTCGCCGGCTCGCTGTCGTGGCTCGTGTTCACGTTCGTCGCGGGTGCGCTCTCCGACCGCATCGGCCGCAAGCGCCTCTACATCACGGGCTGGATCGTGCTCGCCGTGACGATCGTGCCGCTGTTCGTCCTCGTGGAGCAGGGCGTGTGGGGCGTCGCGCTCGGCACCATCCTGCTCGGCGCCGGCCTCGGCCTCACCTACGGCGCGCAGGCCGCCTGGTACGCCGAGTCCTTCCCGGCCGGCGTGCGCTACTCGGGCGTCTCCATCGCCTACGCGATCGGCGCGATCATCGGTGGCGCCTTCGCGCCGACGATCGCCCAGGCGCTCCTGCAGGCGACCGGCTCGACGTGGTCGATCGTCGGCTACCTGCTCGCGACCGTGGTCGTCTCGCTCATCGGCACGCTGCTGATGAAGGACCGCACCGGCATCCCGCTCTCGATCGAGTTCGAGCGCTCGGGCCGCTGGGAGTCGTGGCAGAAGGGCGACGAGTTCGTCGAGCTCTCCGACGTCGACCGCGCGGCGCACGCCGCCAAGTAG
- a CDS encoding GntR family transcriptional regulator: MSGRRAKTAAIAGDGAIAPSKSQRAYDLLHDRIVDGTYSPGYRLVLDAIGRELDMSVVPVREAIRRLEAEGMITFERNIGARVAEIDELEYHDTMETLSFVEGAAVMLAAGLYSKSDVDEARAINAQMRESLAAFDPVQFTALNEAFHRRLTDVCHNEVLGDVIDNGWKRLARLRQSTFSFVPSRAISSVDEHDAILALIEEGADPRSIELAVRAHRLATPDAFLHRKRPAAP, translated from the coding sequence GTGAGCGGCCGTCGCGCGAAGACCGCGGCGATCGCCGGGGACGGCGCCATCGCGCCCTCGAAGTCGCAGCGCGCCTATGACCTGCTCCACGACCGCATCGTCGACGGCACCTACTCCCCCGGCTACCGGCTCGTGCTCGACGCGATCGGCCGCGAGCTCGACATGAGCGTCGTGCCCGTGCGCGAGGCCATCCGCCGGCTCGAGGCCGAGGGCATGATCACGTTCGAGCGCAACATCGGCGCCCGCGTGGCCGAGATCGACGAGCTCGAGTACCACGACACGATGGAGACGCTCTCCTTCGTCGAGGGCGCAGCGGTCATGCTCGCCGCGGGCCTCTACTCGAAGTCGGACGTCGACGAGGCGCGGGCGATCAACGCGCAGATGCGCGAGAGCCTCGCCGCCTTCGACCCCGTGCAGTTCACCGCGCTCAACGAGGCGTTCCACCGGCGGCTGACGGATGTCTGCCACAACGAGGTGCTCGGCGACGTCATCGACAACGGCTGGAAGCGGCTCGCGCGGCTGCGCCAGTCGACGTTCTCCTTCGTGCCGAGCCGCGCGATCTCGTCCGTCGACGAGCACGACGCGATCCTCGCCCTCATCGAGGAGGGCGCCGACCCGCGCTCCATCGAGCTCGCCGTGCGCGCGCACCGGCTCGCGACGCCCGACGCCTTCCTGCACCGCAAGCGCCCCGCCGCTCCCTGA
- a CDS encoding 2-keto-4-pentenoate hydratase: MTTGPAATPGGPGRGLDDATVARVADELAEATRSRGTIEKISARFPQATIEDSYAVQRIWRARREEAGARLVGRKIGLTSKAMQFATGITEPDYGVIFADQAYPSGATVEHAQWSNVRVEVELAFVLRSPLEGQGLTVEQVLDATEVVVPALEILDSHIELEGRTIVDTISDNAALGAIVVGDVEIGPRDRNLAWIGAHCLVNGEIIETGVSGGVLGNPAHGVAWLAGKLAQHGDRLEAGELILAGSFTRPVWVQPGDVVTTHFQDMGSIEVTFR, encoded by the coding sequence GTGACGACGGGACCCGCGGCGACCCCCGGCGGCCCCGGCCGGGGCCTCGACGACGCGACGGTGGCGCGGGTCGCCGACGAGCTCGCCGAGGCCACCCGGTCACGCGGCACGATCGAGAAGATCTCGGCGCGGTTCCCGCAGGCGACGATCGAGGACTCCTACGCCGTGCAGCGCATCTGGCGCGCGCGTCGCGAGGAGGCCGGCGCACGCCTCGTGGGCCGCAAGATCGGGCTGACGAGCAAGGCGATGCAGTTCGCGACCGGCATCACCGAGCCCGACTACGGCGTGATCTTCGCCGATCAGGCATACCCCTCAGGTGCCACGGTCGAGCACGCGCAGTGGTCGAACGTGCGCGTCGAGGTCGAGCTGGCCTTCGTGCTGCGCTCGCCGCTCGAGGGGCAGGGACTGACCGTCGAGCAGGTGCTCGACGCGACCGAGGTCGTCGTGCCGGCGCTCGAGATCCTCGACTCGCACATCGAGCTCGAGGGCCGCACGATCGTCGACACCATCAGCGACAACGCGGCGCTCGGCGCGATCGTCGTCGGCGACGTCGAGATCGGCCCGCGCGACCGCAACCTCGCGTGGATCGGGGCGCACTGCCTCGTGAACGGCGAGATCATCGAGACGGGCGTCTCGGGCGGTGTGCTCGGCAACCCCGCGCACGGGGTCGCCTGGCTCGCGGGCAAGCTCGCGCAGCACGGCGACCGCCTCGAGGCGGGCGAGCTCATCCTCGCCGGATCGTTCACGCGACCGGTGTGGGTGCAGCCCGGCGACGTCGTCACGACGCACTTCCAGGACATGGGCTCGATCGAGGTGACGTTCCGGTGA
- a CDS encoding fumarylacetoacetate hydrolase family protein, with amino-acid sequence MDASSHRPAGAPPAAEAAWALLGSKPGKVFAMHIGYAARAAQKGRTPEAPGFFLKPATSLSTGGEAEVPAGTAIFGFEGEIAIVIGRHARRVDEADAWSHVAAVTAANDLGVFDLRWVDKGANLRSKGGDGMTPIGPVLLPAERLDPAAIEVRTWLDGELVQADSTSTLIFSLPQIVSDLSQLITLEPGDVILTGTPADASTFFPGQRVEVEVTATALDGEQLATGRLVTTLRVGEHQLPPYSAQPKPTPEQWADASGRPIAEFQAPAAPVLDDELRAQLSQVALATLSSGLRKRGLNNVSIDGLRTTQPGKRLVGTARTLRYVPNREDLFKTHGGGYNAQKRLFDSLQPGEVVVIEARGDNRSGTLGDILALRARHLGAAGLITDGGVRDLDVVTEIGVPTYHAGGHPAVLGRLHVPWSFDETIACGGATVQPGDIVVGDGDGVLVIPPGIARELVDEAMQQEREEEFIAAQVDAGHPVDGLFPMNAEWRARYEASIADAGDA; translated from the coding sequence ATGGATGCATCGTCGCACCGCCCAGCGGGCGCTCCCCCTGCCGCCGAGGCCGCCTGGGCGCTGCTCGGCTCCAAGCCTGGCAAGGTCTTCGCGATGCACATCGGCTACGCCGCCCGCGCCGCGCAGAAGGGCCGTACCCCCGAGGCCCCCGGCTTCTTCCTGAAGCCCGCGACGTCGCTCTCCACCGGCGGCGAGGCCGAGGTGCCGGCGGGCACCGCGATCTTCGGCTTCGAGGGCGAGATCGCCATCGTCATCGGCCGGCACGCGCGCCGCGTCGACGAGGCGGATGCCTGGTCGCACGTCGCCGCCGTCACCGCGGCCAACGACCTGGGCGTCTTCGACCTCCGCTGGGTCGACAAGGGCGCGAACCTGCGCTCGAAGGGCGGCGACGGCATGACGCCGATCGGCCCCGTGCTGCTGCCCGCCGAGCGGCTCGACCCGGCGGCCATCGAGGTGCGCACCTGGCTCGACGGCGAGCTCGTCCAGGCCGACTCCACCTCGACGCTCATCTTCTCGCTGCCGCAGATCGTCAGCGACCTCTCGCAGCTCATCACCCTCGAGCCGGGCGACGTCATCCTCACCGGCACGCCCGCCGACGCCTCGACCTTCTTCCCCGGCCAGCGCGTCGAGGTCGAGGTCACCGCGACCGCGCTCGACGGCGAGCAGCTCGCGACCGGCAGGCTCGTGACCACCCTGCGGGTGGGCGAGCATCAGCTGCCGCCGTACTCCGCGCAGCCGAAGCCGACCCCCGAGCAGTGGGCCGACGCATCCGGTCGCCCGATCGCCGAGTTCCAGGCGCCCGCCGCACCCGTGCTCGACGACGAGCTGCGCGCGCAGCTCTCGCAGGTCGCGCTCGCGACCCTCTCGTCGGGGCTGCGGAAGCGCGGCCTCAACAACGTCTCGATCGACGGCCTCCGCACGACTCAGCCGGGCAAGCGCCTCGTCGGCACCGCCCGCACGCTGCGCTACGTGCCGAACCGCGAGGACCTCTTCAAGACCCACGGCGGTGGCTACAACGCGCAGAAGCGGCTGTTCGACTCGCTGCAGCCGGGCGAGGTCGTCGTCATCGAGGCGCGCGGCGACAACCGCTCCGGCACGCTCGGCGACATCCTGGCCCTCCGCGCCCGCCACCTCGGCGCAGCAGGCCTCATCACCGACGGCGGGGTGCGCGACCTCGACGTCGTGACCGAGATCGGCGTGCCGACCTATCACGCGGGCGGCCATCCCGCCGTGCTCGGGCGACTGCACGTGCCGTGGTCCTTCGACGAGACGATCGCCTGCGGCGGCGCCACCGTGCAGCCCGGCGACATCGTCGTCGGCGACGGCGACGGCGTGCTCGTCATCCCGCCGGGCATCGCGCGCGAGCTCGTCGACGAGGCGATGCAGCAGGAGCGCGAGGAGGAGTTCATCGCGGCCCAGGTCGACGCCGGCCACCCTGTCGACGGCCTCTTCCCGATGAACGCCGAGTGGCGCGCCAGGTACGAGGCGTCGATCGCCGACGCGGGGGACGCGTGA
- the hpaE gene encoding 5-carboxymethyl-2-hydroxymuconate semialdehyde dehydrogenase produces the protein MATQPAGIPDLIPHYIDGERVGSVDGDTFGVLNPVTNQDYTVAASGKQADIDLAVAAATRAFHEGPWPRMKNRERARILSRIADIVESRDQELAQFESWDSGLPITQARGQAQRAAENFRFFADLIVAGRDDTYKVPGTQVNYVNRKPKGVAGLITPWNTPFMLESWKLGPALASGCTVVLKPAEFTPLSASLWAGIFEEAELPRGVFNLVNGFGETAGDALVKHPDVPLISFTGESSTGKLIFGNSAPHLKALSMELGGKSPAVVFADADLDAAIDSTLFGVFSLNGERCTAGSRILVERSVYEEFLERYAERAKKIVVGDPGDPKTEVGALVHPEHFDKVMSYVEIGKGEGRLLAGGGRPEGFPEGNYVAPTVFADVAPDARIFQEEIFGPVVAITPFDTDEEALELANNTKYGLAAYIWTNNLKRAHLFSQNVEAGMVWLNSHNVRDLRSPFGGVKASGLGHEGGYRSLDFYSDQQAVHITLGDVHTTRFGASA, from the coding sequence ATGGCCACCCAGCCCGCAGGCATCCCCGACCTGATCCCCCACTACATCGACGGCGAGCGCGTCGGCTCGGTCGACGGTGACACGTTCGGCGTGCTCAACCCCGTCACGAACCAGGACTACACCGTCGCCGCGTCGGGCAAGCAGGCCGACATCGACCTGGCCGTCGCCGCCGCGACCCGGGCGTTCCACGAGGGCCCGTGGCCGCGCATGAAGAACCGGGAGCGCGCCCGCATCCTCAGCCGCATCGCCGACATCGTCGAGTCGCGCGACCAGGAGCTCGCGCAATTCGAGTCGTGGGACTCCGGTCTGCCGATCACGCAGGCGCGCGGCCAGGCGCAGCGCGCGGCCGAGAACTTCCGCTTCTTCGCCGACCTCATCGTGGCCGGGCGCGACGACACCTACAAGGTGCCGGGCACGCAGGTGAACTACGTCAACCGCAAGCCGAAGGGCGTCGCCGGCCTCATCACGCCCTGGAACACGCCGTTCATGCTCGAGTCGTGGAAGCTGGGCCCCGCGCTCGCCTCCGGCTGCACGGTCGTGCTCAAGCCCGCCGAGTTCACGCCGCTGTCGGCCTCGCTCTGGGCCGGCATCTTCGAGGAGGCCGAGCTGCCGCGCGGCGTCTTCAACCTCGTCAACGGCTTCGGCGAGACCGCCGGCGACGCGCTCGTCAAGCACCCCGACGTGCCGCTCATCTCGTTCACCGGCGAGAGCAGCACCGGCAAGCTGATCTTCGGCAACTCGGCGCCGCACCTCAAGGCGCTGTCGATGGAGCTCGGCGGCAAGAGCCCCGCCGTCGTCTTCGCCGACGCCGACCTCGACGCCGCGATCGACTCGACGCTCTTCGGCGTCTTCTCGCTGAACGGCGAGCGCTGCACCGCCGGCAGCCGCATCCTCGTCGAGCGCTCCGTCTACGAGGAGTTCCTCGAGCGCTACGCCGAGCGCGCCAAGAAGATCGTGGTCGGCGACCCCGGCGACCCGAAGACCGAGGTGGGCGCGCTCGTGCACCCCGAGCACTTCGACAAGGTGATGTCCTACGTCGAGATCGGCAAGGGCGAGGGCCGCCTGCTCGCCGGCGGCGGCCGCCCGGAGGGCTTCCCCGAGGGCAACTACGTCGCCCCCACGGTGTTCGCCGACGTCGCGCCGGATGCCCGGATCTTCCAGGAGGAGATCTTCGGCCCGGTCGTCGCGATCACGCCGTTCGACACCGACGAGGAGGCGCTCGAGCTCGCGAACAACACGAAGTACGGGCTCGCCGCCTACATCTGGACGAACAACCTCAAGCGCGCGCACCTGTTCTCGCAGAACGTCGAGGCCGGCATGGTGTGGCTCAACAGCCACAACGTGCGCGACCTCCGCAGCCCGTTCGGCGGCGTGAAGGCCTCCGGCCTCGGCCACGAGGGCGGCTACCGCTCGCTCGACTTCTACAGCGACCAGCAGGCCGTGCACATCACGCTCGGCGACGTCCACACCACCCGCTTCGGCGCATCCGCCTGA
- the hpaD gene encoding 3,4-dihydroxyphenylacetate 2,3-dioxygenase: MNATPTPEITKPSVPAPDIIRCAAMDLVVTDLAASRAFYVDVLGLHVTEEDDEAIYLRSFEEFIHHNLVLRKGPVAAVAAFAYRVRTPEDVDRAEAYYRELGCRTERRAGGFQKGFGDSVRVEDPLGFPYEFFYATEHAERLHQRYDLISAGELVRLDHFNQVTPDVPRGRKYLEDLGFRVTEDIQDDQGVTYAAWMQRKGTVHDTALTGGNGPRMHHIAFSTHEKHNIIQICDKLGALRMSDHIERGPGRHGVSNAFYLYITDPDGHRIEIYTQDYWTGDPDNPVITWDVHDNQRRDWWGNPVVPSWYTEASPVLDLDGNVVEVVERTDSSEMEVTIGADGFSYTRVGDDDGTYRGEASKGFKIGTQL; the protein is encoded by the coding sequence ATGAACGCGACCCCCACGCCCGAGATCACGAAGCCCAGCGTCCCCGCGCCCGACATCATCCGCTGCGCGGCGATGGACCTCGTCGTCACCGACCTGGCCGCGAGCCGCGCCTTCTACGTCGACGTGCTGGGGCTGCACGTGACCGAGGAGGACGACGAGGCGATCTACCTGCGATCGTTCGAAGAGTTCATCCACCACAACCTCGTGCTGCGGAAGGGCCCGGTCGCGGCCGTCGCCGCCTTCGCCTACCGCGTGCGCACCCCTGAGGACGTCGATCGCGCCGAGGCCTACTACCGGGAGCTCGGCTGCCGCACCGAGCGTCGTGCTGGCGGCTTCCAGAAGGGCTTCGGCGACAGCGTGCGCGTCGAGGACCCGCTGGGCTTCCCCTACGAGTTCTTCTACGCGACCGAGCACGCCGAGCGCCTGCACCAGCGCTACGACCTGATCTCGGCGGGCGAGCTCGTGCGCCTCGACCACTTCAACCAGGTCACCCCCGACGTGCCGCGCGGCCGGAAGTACCTCGAGGACCTCGGCTTCCGCGTCACGGAGGACATCCAGGACGACCAGGGCGTCACCTACGCGGCGTGGATGCAGCGCAAGGGCACCGTGCACGACACGGCGCTCACCGGCGGCAACGGCCCGCGCATGCACCACATCGCGTTCTCGACGCACGAGAAGCACAACATCATCCAGATCTGCGACAAGCTCGGCGCGCTCCGGATGTCGGACCACATCGAGCGCGGACCGGGCCGCCACGGCGTCTCGAACGCGTTCTACCTCTACATCACCGATCCCGACGGGCACCGCATCGAGATCTACACGCAGGACTACTGGACCGGCGACCCGGACAACCCCGTCATCACGTGGGACGTGCACGACAACCAGCGCCGCGACTGGTGGGGCAACCCCGTCGTGCCCTCCTGGTACACCGAGGCCTCGCCGGTGCTCGACCTCGACGGCAACGTCGTCGAGGTCGTCGAGCGCACCGACTCCAGCGAGATGGAGGTGACGATCGGCGCCGACGGCTTCTCGTACACGCGCGTGGGCGACGACGACGGCACCTACCGGGGCGAGGCGTCGAAGGGCTTCAAGATCGGCACCCAGCTGTGA